A window of the Oscillospiraceae bacterium genome harbors these coding sequences:
- the ftsZ gene encoding cell division protein FtsZ, translated as MPFEIDNDFENIVQIKVVGVGGGGGNAIDRMVTMGVQGVEFISVNTDKQALFRSKATQKIQIGEKVTHGKGAGSKPEMGGKAADESREAITEALRGSDMVFITAGMGGGTGTGAAPVVAEIARDMGVLTVGIVTKPFAFEGRRRMQQAEEGIAQLREHVDSLVVIPNERLKLVSEQRITLLNAFSVADDVLRQGVQSISDLIKLPGLVNLDFADVTAVMKDAGYAHMGVGRASGKDKAETAANMAISSPLLETSISGARGVIINITSSPDIGLDEIETASSMISEQASDDANIIWGAAFDENMDDEMSITVIATGFDTSADEDADADTAETGADDDINILNGTFNGNNRPAARTAAPRQQPQQTASADRAPAKQQAPAEDDDEGFVDIMSIFNRNK; from the coding sequence ATGCCTTTTGAGATTGACAACGACTTCGAGAATATCGTTCAAATAAAAGTGGTCGGCGTCGGCGGCGGCGGCGGAAACGCCATTGACCGCATGGTCACCATGGGAGTACAGGGAGTGGAGTTTATTAGTGTAAATACTGATAAGCAGGCACTGTTCCGCTCAAAGGCGACCCAGAAGATTCAGATCGGCGAGAAAGTGACACACGGAAAAGGCGCCGGCAGCAAGCCCGAAATGGGCGGCAAGGCTGCTGACGAAAGCCGTGAAGCCATTACAGAGGCCCTGCGCGGCAGCGACATGGTCTTTATCACTGCAGGCATGGGCGGCGGCACAGGTACCGGCGCTGCGCCGGTTGTGGCCGAGATTGCGCGTGACATGGGCGTTCTTACGGTTGGCATTGTGACAAAGCCCTTTGCTTTTGAGGGCCGCCGCCGCATGCAGCAGGCCGAAGAGGGCATTGCACAGCTGCGTGAGCATGTTGACTCCCTTGTGGTTATCCCCAACGAGCGCTTAAAGCTTGTTTCCGAACAGCGCATTACCCTGCTGAATGCTTTTTCTGTGGCCGATGATGTGCTGCGCCAGGGCGTGCAGAGCATCTCTGACTTGATTAAGCTGCCGGGCCTTGTAAACTTGGACTTTGCCGATGTGACCGCCGTAATGAAAGACGCCGGTTATGCACACATGGGCGTAGGCCGTGCTTCCGGTAAAGACAAGGCAGAGACAGCTGCCAACATGGCGATTTCCAGCCCGCTGCTTGAAACCAGCATCAGCGGCGCAAGGGGCGTTATTATCAATATTACTTCTTCACCGGATATCGGTTTGGATGAAATTGAAACGGCTTCTTCCATGATCAGCGAACAGGCCAGCGATGATGCAAACATCATCTGGGGCGCTGCATTTGATGAAAATATGGATGACGAGATGAGCATTACCGTCATTGCAACAGGTTTTGACACCAGCGCAGATGAAGACGCAGATGCCGACACAGCAGAAACCGGTGCAGATGACGATATCAATATTCTCAACGGTACCTTTAACGGCAATAACCGCCCTGCTGCACGTACAGCAGCACCGCGCCAGCAGCCGCAGCAGACAGCATCTGCTGATCGTGCACCTGCAAAGCAGCAGGCACCGGCTGAGGATGACGACGAAGGCTTTGTCGATATTATGTCGATTTTCAATCGGAATAAGTAA
- the murG gene encoding undecaprenyldiphospho-muramoylpentapeptide beta-N-acetylglucosaminyltransferase translates to MKILFAGGGTAGHINPALAIAGYVREKEPDAQILYIGAKGGMEERLVPQAGFAFQSITISGFQRKLSFENLKRNAETVVRLFTSTAESKKIIQEFGPDVCVGTGGYVSGPVIREAMKLYIPAVIHEQNAFPGVTNKALSKDADRVLLANGDAQKYMAKNARCVLTGNPVRMAVVRADRTASRRALGLDSRPLILSFGGSLGAQKVNEAVLDLLTESAKTDRFQHIHAYGQYGGWFPQKLQERGVHLQDHPNFDIRPYIDNMPECLAAADLVICRAGAITLSELQAKGRAAIIIPSPNVAENHQYYNAMSMVNRGAGEILEEKDLTGPALIQKVRSLFEKPETIPALAANAQKMAILDTNERIYNILQEVLQEKKAH, encoded by the coding sequence ATGAAAATTCTCTTTGCCGGCGGTGGCACCGCGGGGCATATCAACCCGGCTCTTGCCATAGCGGGCTATGTCCGCGAAAAAGAGCCGGACGCGCAGATTTTGTATATCGGTGCCAAGGGCGGCATGGAAGAGCGCCTGGTGCCGCAGGCCGGATTTGCGTTTCAAAGTATTACAATTTCGGGGTTTCAGCGCAAACTGAGCTTTGAAAATCTGAAGCGCAATGCTGAGACCGTTGTGCGCCTGTTTACCTCTACGGCAGAATCAAAAAAAATCATACAGGAATTTGGTCCAGATGTCTGCGTGGGCACCGGCGGCTATGTTTCCGGCCCGGTGATTCGGGAGGCGATGAAGCTGTACATTCCGGCCGTGATCCACGAACAGAACGCTTTTCCCGGTGTCACCAACAAAGCCCTGAGCAAAGACGCCGACCGCGTGCTGCTGGCCAACGGCGATGCACAAAAATACATGGCAAAAAACGCCCGTTGTGTTTTGACAGGCAACCCAGTGCGCATGGCTGTGGTGCGGGCTGACCGCACTGCTTCCCGCAGGGCACTGGGGCTTGACAGCCGTCCGCTGATTTTGTCCTTTGGCGGCAGTCTTGGTGCACAGAAGGTTAATGAGGCCGTGCTTGACCTGCTGACGGAATCGGCCAAAACAGACCGCTTTCAGCATATTCATGCCTATGGGCAGTACGGAGGCTGGTTCCCGCAGAAACTGCAAGAGCGTGGCGTGCATCTGCAGGACCACCCTAATTTTGATATTCGTCCTTACATTGACAATATGCCGGAATGCCTTGCAGCAGCGGACTTGGTTATCTGCCGCGCAGGTGCTATTACGCTGAGTGAGCTGCAGGCAAAAGGTCGTGCGGCCATTATCATTCCCAGTCCCAATGTTGCGGAAAACCACCAGTATTACAATGCAATGAGTATGGTAAACCGCGGCGCAGGGGAAATCCTAGAAGAAAAGGACTTGACCGGCCCGGCGCTGATTCAAAAAGTACGTTCTCTCTTTGAAAAGCCCGAGACAATTCCTGCTTTGGCGGCCAATGCGCAGAAAATGGCGATTTTAGATACAAATGAGCGCATTTACAACATTCTGCAGGAAGTGCTGCAGGAAAAAAAGGCACACTGA
- the murA gene encoding UDP-N-acetylglucosamine 1-carboxyvinyltransferase has protein sequence MSMLRISGPCRLRGEVQVHGAKNSALPLLAASLLCTEPCVLQNCPRLSDVDTAVTILRGLGCRVKTDEGSVFIDAGPVSSCTIPDTLMREMRSSIIFLGAVIGRLGEASLSFPGGCELGPRPIDLHLQALRRLGAQISEDHGRLVCRAPGGLHGAETTLSFPSVGATENVMIAASVARGTTVLENAAREPEIEDLAGFLNACGARVFGAGTSTVRIEGVPRLSGCTYRVIPDRIAAATYLAAAAATGSKLTLRGVVARHLVPVLPAFEEAGCRMTAVGDTLTLTPPAVLHRVHCIRTMPYPGFPTDAQAPLMAMTTLAQGTSVFVENIFEERYKHVGELLRMGANIRVNGRVAVVEGVPALSGAAVEAADLRGGAALVIAGLAAQGETLISGVHHIDRGYEHIEKTLQGLGARIERIPEAED, from the coding sequence ATGTCAATGTTACGCATCAGCGGGCCGTGCCGGCTGCGCGGGGAAGTGCAGGTGCACGGTGCTAAAAACAGCGCTCTGCCCCTGCTGGCGGCCTCTCTGCTGTGCACCGAGCCGTGTGTCCTGCAAAACTGCCCGCGCCTTTCTGATGTGGATACGGCGGTTACTATTCTGCGCGGGCTGGGCTGCCGCGTAAAAACCGACGAGGGCAGTGTCTTTATAGATGCTGGACCGGTGTCTTCCTGCACCATTCCGGATACGCTGATGCGGGAAATGCGTTCTTCTATTATTTTTCTGGGTGCGGTGATAGGCCGCTTGGGCGAGGCTTCGCTGAGTTTTCCAGGCGGGTGCGAGCTTGGCCCGCGGCCGATCGACCTGCATCTGCAGGCGCTGCGCCGCCTTGGTGCACAGATTAGCGAGGACCACGGCCGGCTGGTCTGCCGGGCGCCGGGTGGGCTGCACGGTGCAGAGACAACGCTTTCGTTTCCCAGTGTCGGTGCAACAGAAAATGTGATGATTGCCGCTTCAGTGGCGCGGGGAACAACTGTATTGGAAAATGCCGCCCGTGAGCCGGAAATCGAGGACCTTGCGGGTTTCTTAAATGCCTGCGGTGCGCGTGTCTTCGGCGCCGGCACAAGCACTGTGCGGATTGAGGGCGTTCCGCGGCTTTCAGGCTGTACTTACCGCGTGATACCAGACCGTATTGCAGCGGCCACTTACCTGGCCGCTGCAGCCGCTACAGGAAGCAAGCTGACCCTGCGCGGTGTCGTTGCGCGTCATCTGGTTCCGGTGCTGCCTGCTTTTGAGGAAGCCGGCTGCCGTATGACTGCTGTAGGCGATACCCTTACCCTGACACCGCCTGCAGTGCTGCACCGGGTGCACTGCATTCGCACAATGCCGTATCCGGGTTTTCCAACAGACGCGCAGGCTCCCCTGATGGCTATGACAACGCTGGCACAGGGCACCAGTGTTTTTGTGGAGAATATCTTTGAAGAGCGCTACAAGCATGTCGGCGAGCTTTTGCGCATGGGGGCAAATATTCGTGTAAACGGCCGCGTGGCCGTGGTAGAGGGCGTGCCGGCCCTTTCGGGTGCTGCAGTAGAGGCTGCAGACCTGCGCGGCGGCGCGGCGCTGGTGATTGCCGGGCTGGCTGCGCAAGGTGAAACGCTGATTTCCGGCGTGCACCATATCGACCGCGGCTATGAGCATATAGAAAAGACACTGCAGGGCCTTGGCGCCCGTATTGAACGTATTCCGGAAGCGGAGGACTGA
- the mraY gene encoding phospho-N-acetylmuramoyl-pentapeptide-transferase, with protein sequence MLEGKKTMDVLAIVLSAAVAFAVTALLGKWLVPFLHKINFGQTIRDVGPKWHQKKNGTPTMGGFMFIIGILVALLVCMPLVLTGGRTWGSNMIGVRVIGGYLMALAFGAVGFIDDYIKVVKKRNLGLTVKQKFLLQCLVAAVYLLSLKLSGASSATMVPFAGRVDIGIWYWIIAFFGIIGMVNAVNFTDGIDGLNGSVTFFVSIFFMIIAGMLKSTGMGVFSAACAGGCLGFLLWNFNPAKVFMGDTGSLFLGGMVCAMAFGLEIPILLLVIGIIYIIEILSVILQVTYFKATHGKRLFKMTPIHHSCEMSGWSEVKICAVFSTITALAGLATLFLAMNAYGIW encoded by the coding sequence ATGCTGGAGGGTAAGAAAACTATGGACGTTTTGGCAATCGTTTTGTCGGCGGCAGTCGCGTTTGCGGTAACTGCTCTGCTGGGGAAATGGCTGGTTCCTTTTCTGCACAAAATCAATTTTGGACAGACTATCCGCGATGTGGGGCCTAAGTGGCATCAAAAAAAGAATGGCACCCCCACCATGGGCGGCTTTATGTTTATTATCGGCATCCTGGTGGCGCTGCTGGTCTGTATGCCCCTGGTCCTGACAGGCGGTCGCACGTGGGGCAGCAACATGATTGGCGTGCGGGTCATTGGCGGATATCTGATGGCGCTGGCTTTTGGTGCGGTTGGCTTTATTGATGACTACATCAAAGTGGTAAAAAAGCGCAATCTCGGTTTAACCGTCAAGCAGAAATTCCTTTTACAGTGCCTGGTTGCGGCCGTTTACCTGCTTTCTTTAAAGCTGAGCGGTGCTTCTTCGGCTACCATGGTGCCTTTTGCCGGCAGAGTGGATATTGGCATTTGGTACTGGATTATTGCTTTCTTTGGCATTATCGGCATGGTAAATGCAGTCAACTTTACTGACGGTATCGACGGCCTCAACGGCTCGGTAACATTCTTTGTTTCTATCTTTTTCATGATTATTGCCGGCATGCTGAAATCAACGGGCATGGGTGTCTTTTCGGCTGCCTGTGCAGGTGGCTGCCTGGGCTTTCTGCTGTGGAACTTTAACCCGGCAAAGGTCTTTATGGGAGACACCGGTTCGCTGTTTTTGGGGGGCATGGTGTGCGCCATGGCCTTTGGGCTGGAAATCCCGATCTTGCTGTTGGTAATCGGTATTATTTATATTATCGAAATTCTTTCAGTCATTTTACAGGTCACCTATTTTAAAGCGACACACGGCAAGCGCCTGTTCAAGATGACCCCCATTCATCACAGCTGTGAAATGAGCGGCTGGAGCGAAGTGAAAATCTGTGCAGTCTTTAGCACAATCACCGCTTTGGCGGGGCTTGCAACGCTGTTTTTAGCGATGAACGCGTACGGTATCTGGTAA
- a CDS encoding putative lipid II flippase FtsW, with protein MAKNRSGQPAQVSRQPQQKHHAAVRRPVVSTAGTTGAVSAAHPQVRTSKGKWKSKLKLLSVRSGMDMTFFFLVLVLVCFGLVMVFSASYANSSYRFNGNPYHFVKAQAIYAVIGIALMIAISYFDYHHLHKFALPIYIITVLLLGITVAFKGSALVRQTNGAYRWITIGSLQFQPSEIAKFALVLVLAHLMATRENMDGTKRGKRFRLFIYAGAILLICGLVAAEKHMSATIILLLLATIMLFIGGLPAKWFAIGISCAAAALLIIANLPFYAHVSTRMMVWKNPWDSSLSGNEAWQTQQSLYAIGSGRLLGLGLGKSRQKYLYLPEPQNDFIFAIICEELGFVGALVIIILFALLIWRGVMIALRAKDRFGMLLGVGLIMQVGLQVVLNIAVVTNTIPNTGVSLPFFSAGGTSLVMLLAQMGLILSISRTSNIEKT; from the coding sequence ATGGCAAAGAACAGAAGCGGCCAGCCGGCGCAGGTGTCTCGTCAGCCGCAGCAAAAGCATCATGCGGCTGTGCGTCGGCCGGTGGTTTCCACAGCAGGAACCACCGGCGCTGTTTCGGCAGCGCATCCGCAGGTGCGCACCTCAAAAGGCAAGTGGAAAAGCAAACTAAAGCTGCTTTCTGTGCGCTCCGGTATGGATATGACTTTCTTTTTCCTGGTGCTGGTATTGGTGTGCTTTGGGCTTGTCATGGTGTTTTCGGCAAGCTACGCGAATTCCAGTTATCGCTTTAATGGCAACCCCTATCACTTTGTTAAAGCACAAGCAATTTATGCAGTGATCGGCATCGCACTGATGATTGCAATTTCTTATTTTGACTATCATCATTTACACAAATTTGCTCTGCCAATTTATATTATTACAGTTTTGCTGCTGGGTATTACCGTTGCCTTCAAAGGCAGTGCGCTGGTACGCCAGACAAACGGTGCCTACCGCTGGATTACAATCGGTTCCCTGCAGTTTCAGCCCTCTGAAATCGCAAAGTTCGCTTTGGTGCTGGTGCTTGCGCATCTGATGGCTACCCGGGAAAATATGGATGGCACAAAGCGCGGCAAACGTTTCCGTTTGTTCATTTACGCTGGAGCTATTCTGCTCATCTGCGGTTTGGTCGCTGCAGAGAAGCATATGTCTGCCACTATCATTCTGCTGCTGCTGGCGACGATTATGCTGTTTATCGGCGGGCTGCCGGCAAAGTGGTTTGCCATAGGAATTAGTTGTGCGGCAGCTGCGCTGCTGATTATTGCAAACCTGCCGTTTTATGCCCATGTTTCCACCCGTATGATGGTCTGGAAAAACCCGTGGGATTCCAGTCTTTCCGGCAATGAGGCATGGCAGACGCAGCAGTCCTTGTATGCCATTGGTTCTGGGCGGCTGCTTGGGCTTGGTTTGGGTAAAAGCCGGCAGAAATACCTGTACCTGCCGGAACCGCAGAACGATTTTATTTTTGCGATTATTTGTGAAGAGCTCGGTTTTGTCGGCGCACTGGTTATCATCATTCTGTTTGCGCTGCTTATTTGGCGCGGCGTGATGATCGCCCTGCGTGCGAAAGACCGCTTTGGTATGCTGCTCGGGGTCGGCCTGATTATGCAGGTCGGGCTGCAGGTGGTGCTGAATATCGCCGTCGTGACCAACACCATTCCAAATACCGGCGTCAGCCTGCCATTCTTCAGCGCCGGCGGCACTTCGCTGGTGATGCTGCTGGCTCAAATGGGGTTGATTCTCTCTATTTCGCGTACCTCAAATATAGAAAAAACTTAA
- a CDS encoding FtsQ-type POTRA domain-containing protein translates to MTQNDVKKTGRTRRRDTSPKQRQRAYQRMRHRKRMQVLFYILAFLAVLVTAVVLCVIFLFQIRTIEVSGTSRYTVSQITAASGVKQGTNWFQVNTDTTAKNVEKACPYLTEVAVSRQLPSKVIIQVKEGKPSGAVLWNGKYILMDKNGRVMVISDSVPSNVPVIKGLTVQSAELGSVVSFADNQRSSIYRQVTQAIVDTGFSGTTAIDVSDIYNISVACTTKNSRILTIKLGNSTYLQKKFRFAKATIDQHLSGEQGTFDVSSVSKEKSVTWFTPSSAAASSTASQKSASSAASSSASSAASQTQQQSGVSQESSG, encoded by the coding sequence ATGACGCAAAATGATGTGAAAAAGACAGGAAGGACACGACGGCGAGACACGTCCCCAAAGCAGCGCCAGCGTGCCTATCAGCGTATGCGCCACCGCAAGCGGATGCAGGTGCTGTTTTACATTTTGGCCTTTTTGGCTGTGCTTGTCACGGCGGTTGTGCTGTGTGTAATTTTTCTGTTCCAGATTCGTACCATCGAGGTTTCCGGTACTTCCCGCTATACGGTTTCACAAATCACTGCGGCTAGTGGGGTAAAACAGGGAACCAACTGGTTTCAAGTAAATACTGACACAACTGCGAAAAATGTTGAAAAAGCTTGTCCGTATTTAACAGAGGTCGCGGTCAGCCGGCAGCTGCCGTCTAAGGTAATTATACAGGTGAAAGAGGGGAAACCCTCCGGTGCGGTGCTGTGGAACGGCAAGTATATTTTAATGGATAAAAACGGCCGCGTCATGGTAATTTCCGATTCTGTACCGTCAAATGTACCGGTCATAAAAGGCTTGACAGTGCAGTCGGCAGAACTGGGCAGCGTAGTTTCTTTTGCAGATAATCAGCGCAGCAGCATTTACAGGCAGGTGACACAGGCAATCGTTGACACGGGCTTTTCGGGTACCACAGCGATTGATGTTTCAGACATCTACAATATCAGTGTTGCCTGCACGACAAAGAACAGCAGGATTTTGACGATTAAGCTTGGCAACTCTACTTACCTGCAGAAAAAGTTTCGGTTTGCAAAGGCTACCATCGACCAGCACCTTTCCGGTGAGCAGGGCACTTTTGATGTTTCTTCTGTCAGCAAAGAAAAGTCGGTTACGTGGTTTACGCCGTCTTCTGCGGCGGCATCGTCGACCGCTTCCCAAAAATCGGCTTCATCTGCCGCTTCCAGCAGTGCATCTTCTGCTGCAAGCCAAACGCAGCAACAAAGTGGAGTTTCACAGGAAAGCAGCGGCTAG